The Vibrio mangrovi genome includes a region encoding these proteins:
- a CDS encoding phage major tail tube protein, with the protein MERRPPKVLADFAWYQDGVGMIGLTPKIKLPSLDREVEEYIAGGMAGTMKIDMGAVTVEDLEVTLAEPNIETIKLFGLTNGHEKQFVFRSAMRGTSGVDKFVIKVQGRVIGLDLGEIERKKLAETTCKITWTAYTIENNGEEILKVDLISGIERVGGADLRADINKALGIA; encoded by the coding sequence ATGGAACGCAGACCACCAAAAGTACTGGCTGATTTTGCCTGGTATCAGGACGGTGTAGGCATGATTGGCCTGACACCAAAGATTAAATTACCTTCGCTGGACCGTGAAGTCGAAGAGTACATCGCAGGCGGCATGGCCGGCACCATGAAAATTGATATGGGCGCCGTCACTGTTGAAGACCTCGAAGTCACTCTGGCTGAGCCGAATATCGAGACTATCAAGCTGTTTGGTTTGACCAACGGGCATGAAAAACAGTTTGTCTTCCGTTCGGCAATGCGCGGCACATCTGGCGTTGATAAGTTTGTGATCAAAGTACAGGGCCGTGTCATCGGGCTTGATCTGGGCGAAATTGAACGGAAAAAGCTGGCTGAGACAACCTGTAAGATCACCTGGACAGCTTACACCATCGAAAACAATGGAGAAGAAATCCTGAAAGTGGATCTGATCTCCGGAATTGAGCGTGTTGGCGGTGCTGACCTTCGGGCAGACATTAATAAAGCATTAGGTATTGCGTAG